The genomic segment TCAGCTACGCGAAAGCGACCGTCGAAAACCTCGACGTGCTGAAAAAGGCGGAGCTTCTCGGCGTCACCCTTCCCCGCAAGTACGGCGGCCTGAACATGCCGAGCACCCTCTACTCGATGATGATGGAGATGGTCTCCCGCGCCGACGCCAGCCTCCAGAACCTTGTCGGCCTGCAGGACATCGGCGAGACGATCTACCGCTTCGGCACCGAGGAGCAAAGGATGAACTACCTCCCGCGCTTCGCCTCCGGCGAGGTTGACGGCGCGATGGTGCTCACCGAGCCCGAGGCCGGAAGCGACCTCCAGTCGGTACAGCTCAAAGCCACGCAGGACCCCAAGACCGGCCAGTGGTACCTCAACGGGATGAAGCGCTTCATCACCAACGGCTGCGCCAGCGTCCACCTCGTCCTCGCCCGTTCGGAAGAGGGCACGAAGGACGGCCGGGGCCTTTCGATGTTCGTCTGCGAAAAGACTCCGGGGCTCAAGGTCCGCAGAATAGAGGAGAAACTCGGCATCCACGGCTCCCCCACCTGCGAGCTCCAGTACGTGAACGTGCCCGCTGAGCTTGTCGGCTCGCGCAGAAGGGGCCTGACCCGCTACGTCATGTCGCTGATGAACGGCGCGAGAATCGCGATAAGCGCGCAGGCTATCGGCATAGCCGAAGCCGCTTACCGCGAGGCGCTTGAATACGCCGGGGCGAGAGAGCAGTTCGGCAAGACGATCGACAACTTCCCCGCCGTCTACGAGATGCTTGTCCGCTCCAAGGTCAATATCGTCGCCGCGCGCACCCTCCTCTACGAGACCACCAAGTACGTAGATCTTCGCGACAATTACGAGCACTGGGTCGATCACGGCGAGCCGGAGACGGTCACCGCGGAGGTGAAGGAAAGATCGAAGTTCTACTCGAAGGTCGCCGCCGTCCTCACCCCGCTCTCCAAGGCGTGCAGCACCGAGCTGGCCAACAAGGTCGCCTACGACGGCTTGCAGGTTCACGGAGGCACCGGCTACATGAAGGATTTCAACGCCGAGCGCTACGCCAGAGACGCCCGCATCACCAATATCTACGAGGGCACCACCCAGCTCCAGCACATAGCAGCCATCGGCGGCGTCACCCAGAGGGTGCTCGATCCGCTGATGGACGAGATAAGCCACCTGCCCTTCCAGGGCAAGCTCCGCAGGCTGGCGAGCGCGGTGGACATGGGCCGCGAAAGGCTGAAACACGCCGCCGCCTACGTCCTTTCCCGCGACGACTCGGAATACCAGCTCCTGATGGCGACGCGCCTCTGCAACATCGAGACGGCGATCTTCTCCGGCTACCTGCTCCTTCGCGACGCCTTCGCCGACGAGTCCAGAACGCCCCTCGCCGAGCGCTACATCCGCGAGGCGCTCCCCGTCGTCGAACAGGACTGCGCCGTCGTCATGAGCGGCGACTACTCGATAATCGACAACAAAAAAGACATACTCGACATGTAGTTTTTAATTTCCGGCAGAGAAAAGGGCCTCCCGAAACCGGAGGCCCTTTTGCTGTGTTATAGCTGTTAAAACCTTACCTTCGAGTCCAAAAACATTTCATTGACTAGTTTTTGGACGAGCCATCTTTTCGTTCCCCTTCGGGGCCCGTACGCGGCGCAACGAGTGAAGGCGTCGGGCCGGCGCGGGGTCTTAGCGAGCCTTGGCGAGCGGGTGCCCCGTACGGCCCAGCCGGAACGAAGTGGTCGCGCCAAAGGCGCGAGCAACGCGTTTTCGGGCCGATTTCTTGGGCACTTCTTTCTAAAAGAAGCGCCAAGGAGCGCGAGGCGAAGTCTCGCTAGCTGTAAATTGATGGGCTAAAGCCCATCCTACCCCTGCTCAAAAGGTGGCTTGGGGACGCGGGGCGGATAGCCCCACAAATATCATACCGGTTTACACAGACAGGATTTGCTTGGTGGGCCGAGCCCACCCTACCACTAAAGCTCCAGCCTGAGCCCGTCGAACCCCAGGACAACCTCGCCGCCGAAGGCGCTTTTGGCCTCCCTGACCGGGTCGCCGGTTTCGGTCTCGGGCTGGATGTGGGTGAGGACGAGCTTTTTCACCCTCGCGGCTTTCGCCAACTCTCCCGCCTGCACCGGCGTCAGGTGGCCGTCGGCGGGGTTGTCCGAAGCGCGCGAAGCCTCGGCGATGAGGATGTCCGCGCCGCTGGCGAAGACGGCGAGTTCGCCCGAGGGGCCGGTGTCGCCGGTGATAACCGCCGCGCGCCCCCCGAGGGAGACGCGGTAGGAGATCGAGGATTCGATGTGGTCGGCGTGGCCTGTAGCCACCGAAAGCCCCCCGACGAGCAACTCCGCCCCCTCCGAAAGCTCCAGCACCTCGCGGCTGTAGCCGCGGGCCTCCACCCACCTGCCGAAAATCGTCGAAACCCCGGAGATCAGGGCCAGAGTGTCCGGCCCCCCCGCGAGAAGAAACCTCTTCTGCCTCGGCGGCGGCGCGTAATTGCAGGCGAAAAAGAAAGGCAGAAGCTCCGAAAGATGGTCAGGGTGCCTGTGGGTCAGAAAAATCGCGTCCAGGTCCCGGTGCGAAACCCCCGCCCGCAAAAGCCCAACCAGCGCCCCCATCCCCAGATCGATCGCAACCCTCGCCCCGCCCCCCTCCACGAGAACACACGCCCCCCCTCTCGTCAGAGAAGGAGAACAACCACCGGTGCCAATAAGAGTTATTAGCATAAATACTAGTCGCTAAACAGTAGGACTTATCTTTTTTGACTTGCTGTCATATTTATCGACAGCACTTTTAAACCTACCAGCAAAAGCAAACAGGTCTTCCAGTTCGTTAATGACAGATCCCTCCTCTTTTTCTGTATCAAAAAATCCCACGGATTTCCTAGATCCATTAAAATATAAACGGCAAATTGGCTTACGATTATTATCGTCAAGCAAAATGCCGCAATAGCTCTGTACATCCCGCATAGCCACTCGTTTTGGACTAATATGTTCGCGAAGAATGGCGCGAATAATATTGTACGCCTCTATCTCCTCTTCGGTGGTGATAATTGCTGATTCTGTTTCAGTTGCAGCTGGGATTTCTTTATTATTGGTTGTAGAGGCTGCAATTTGAGGGGTTGCGTTTGGCGTTGTCTGGGCTTCTGGCGAAAGAACCGACTTTAGACGATCATTAATTTGGTCATTTAAAAGCAATCTAAATGCTCTTTTTGTAAGCTGTGTAAATTGTTCACGAATTGGCTGAGTCATTCTCCCGCTATAAACTTTACTAGCGAAAAACCTTACAAATTCCTCCGAAGGTTCTTGCATTTGTTCAGACAGAAGGCGAGTTATCTCCCGCGTATATTTCAGTTCCGCCGCAGTTGAAAGAATAGTGCTCAGGTCGAAAGAAGACTTTGAAAATTTCTTTAGTTCCTCAACAGCATTTTCCTTTGCGTCCAAAACATTGAATTCAAAAAAGGGCTTTTTATCCATTTTATTTGGTTCGTCGAGATCAGCATAAAACCAATATAATAAACCATTGGTTAATACACCGAAGCGTGCTTCGGTTACACTGTAATACCGATATAGCTGAGATGCATGCACCTTTCCCAAATCTGTAGAGTAGTGCTTGCATTCGATAAGGATTATCGGCTTGCCGTCTTTCAAGATAGCGTAATCAATCTTTTCGCCTTTTTTAGTACCGAAATCTGCATTCAACTCAGGAGTAACTTCGGATGGGTCAAACACGTTGTATCCGAGGGCGTGCAGAAATGGCATTACAAGAGCGTGCTTTGTTGCCTCTTCTGTTTGAATACTATCAAGTTGCTTCGGTATTCGGGCAGACAGTTCGCGTATCTTGTCAATTAGGTCCATTTTGCTCATCCTCTCTTGCCTAATGTTGTCGGTTTTTCGTTTCACTCAAACCGACCTACTTTTACATACTATAAACAAACTACCTTCGAGCCGATAAGCTAATAATCACCCCGCTTATCGGCGAGCCTTCTTTTCGTCTCCCACAGAGCCCGTACGCGGCGCAACGAGTGGAGGCGTCGGGCCGGCGCGGGGTCTTAGCGTAGCGAAGCGGAGCGGGTGCCCCGTACGGCCCAGCCGGAACGAAGTGGTCGCTCGTAGAGCGAGCGACGCGTCCGGGCTGAGTTTTGGGCCACCTTTTGCTCACTCAAAAGGTGGCTTGGGGCGCGGGGCGGACAGCCCCGCTAGCTGTAAATTGATGGGCTGAAGCCCATCCTACTCCGGCTAGCTGTAAAAGTGCAAAGCACACAAAAGTCACTGGATTCCCGCGCTTCGCGCGAGAATGACGACCGAAGAATGGTGCGTTACGGCTACGCCTAACGCACCCTACGTAACTACCCCTCAAAGAAATTAATGTTTTGTCGCCTTTCGCTACGCTCAAAGCGACCTACACAACTACTAATCAATAAACTTGCTGGCCATCAGCAGCGCAAAATTAACAATCGCCAGCGCCATGCCGGTATACGACAGCATTTTCCGCTTCTCGTAACTGTTTTTCCGAAAAATCACCATAACCGCCAGAACGATAAAAACTTCCGCCCCAACGAGAAAAAACAAAGCATTCTTATCTAACATCTTTATGATCCGCAAAGCTGGTGTTGCCTGTGTAAATAAGCCGGGCTGCCGTAATTTTATACACCTATCCGCAACGTAAAAAAATACCTTCGAGCGAATGAGCCGGGAAATCCCCGCTCGCATGCGAGTTTTCTTTTCGTTCCCATGGAGGCCCCGCGAGGTTTTTTAATTTGGCGGGCCGCGCCCTCCCTACGAATGGTTGACCACGCCCGCCTCTTCTTATAGGCTTACCACTTGGTAAATTAAACGTGACGAGCGCCCGAGGGAATCCGGGACGCGCGATGGTTTATCTGGAGAAATCATGGCAAAGACCACGACCTACAAAGACGCCGGAGTAGACATAGACGCGGGCAACCGGCTTGTTTCAAAGATAAGCGAGATCGTCAAGCCGACGATACGGCCCGAGGTTATAGGCGGCATCGGCGGCTTCGGCTCTCTTTTTTCCCTTGCGAAGCTCCCCTACAAGAACCAGGTGCTGGTGGCCTCCACCGACGGCGTGGGGACGAAGCTGAAGATCGCCTTCATGGCGGACAGGCACGACACGGTGGGCATAGACCTCGTGGCGATGTGCGTGAACGACGTGGTGGTGCAGGGCGCGGAGCCCCTCTTCTTCCTCGATTATTTCGCGACGGGGCAGCTGAAAGAGGGCACGGCGGAGCAGGTAATCTCGGGAATCGCCAAGGGGTGCGTGCAGGCGAACTGTTCGCTGGTGGGCGGCGAGACGGCTGAGATGCCGGGGATGTACCCGGAGGGCGAGTACGACCTCGCGGGTTTCTCGGTGGGCATAGCCGACCGCGAAAAGCTGATCGACGGCACCTCGATAAACTTCGGAGACGCCGTCATCGGCATAGCCTCCTCGGGCGTCCACTCCAACGGCTACTCGCTGGTCCGCAAGGTTCTCTTCACCGACGGAAAATACTCCATCGACCACGTCTTCCCCGAGCTGGGAATCCCGCTGGGCGAAGAGCTGCTGAAACCCACCCGCATCTACGTGAAGACGATAATGAACCTCAACCGCGACTTCACCATCAAGGGTGTGGCGCACATCACCGGCGGCGGGCTGCCGGAGAACCTTCCGCGCGTGCTGCCGAAGGGGTGCGGGGCGCGGATAGATTCCTCGAAGTGGGTGGAGCAGCCGATCTTCGGCCTTATCGCGAAGATGGGCAACGTCCCCCGTCCCGACATGCTACGCACCTTCAACTGCGGCGTGGGAATGGTTATCGTGGTGCCCGACAGGGAGAGCGCGGACGTGCTGGAGAGGCTGCGCGCCCTCGGGGAGAAGGCTTCGGTCATCGGCCACATCATTGAACAGAAGAAGGGCGCTCCCGAAGTGGAGGTTATAGACTGATGGGTTTAAAAATCGGGGTTCTGGCTTCGGGCGGCGGCTCGAATCTCCAGTCTATCCTCGACGCCTGCGGTGAGGGGCGGCTGGACGGAAAAGTGCTGGTTGTGATCAGCGACAACCCTCACGCCTTCGCGCTTGAACGCGCCTGCAAATACGGGGCGGCGACAGTCGTAATCGAACTCGACCGCGGGGAATCCCGCGAGGCCCATGACGAGAAGATAGTGGCGGCCATGCGCGGCTACGGCGTTGATACGATCGCGATGGCGGGCTACATGCTGATGGTGACGCCGGTGCTGCTGCGGGCTTTCCCCGGCAGGGTGCTGAACATCCACCCGGCGCTCCTCCCCTCCTTCCCGGGCCTCCACGTCCAGAAGGCGGCCATCGACCACGGGGCGAAGTTCTCCGGCTGCACCGTCCACTTCGTGGACGAGAATATGGACACCGGGCCGATAATCATTCAGGCGGTCGTTCCCGTGCGCGATGACGACACGGAAAAGACCCTCGGCGCGAGGATACTCCGCGAGGAGCACCGCATCTACCCGCAGGCGCTGCAGTATCTGGCCGAGGGAAGATTGAAAATCGTGGGAAGGCGGGTACTTCTGATGCCGCAGAGCCCCGGTTCCGGGGCGCTGCACAACCCGGCGGTAAGTTCCTGAAAACTTGCTGCGCGCGATGTTTTAAGTTCGAGACAATTTAACCGTTTTCATCGGGCCACAAAACCTCGGCCACCAGATCATACGGCTCCGCCTCGACGATTTTCGCCTTCACGAAGCTTCCCACCTCGATTATCCGGTCGCCGTAGTCCCGAAGGCGGGTTATGCCGTCCACCTCGGGGGCCTGGCCGTAGGTTCTGCCGACCACTTCCCCCTCCTCGTCTATCCCCTCGACAAGAACGGGCAGTTCCCTGCCGACGAAATCGAGGTTGCGCTCGTAGCTGAGCTCGGCCTGCAGTTTCATCAGGGTGTCGTGGCGCTCCCAGGCCGTCTCGGGGTCTATCTGGTCCTTCATTTTCTCGGCGGCTGTGCCCTCCTCGGGGGAGTAGACGAACGCCCCGAGGTGGTGGAAGCGCACCTCCTCGACGAAGCGCAAAAGCTCCTCGAACTCCATCTCAGTCTCGCCGGGAAAGCCTACTATTGCGGTGGTGCGAAGGACTATTCCGGGAACCTGCTTTTTGAGCCGCTTGAAGAACTCGGCCGTCTCGCCCGCCGTGACCTTCCTGCCCATCGCCTTGAGTATCCTCGGGTGGGCGTGCTGGATGGGGGCGTCGATGTAGGGGAGAATCTTGTTCGGCTCGGCGAGGAGTTCCAGAAGTTCGTCCGGCAGCGCCCTCGGGTAGGCGTAGAGGAGGCGTATCCACTCGATTCCGTCGATGGCGGAGAGCTCTTTCAGGAGCTTCACCAGTTCCCCTTGCCTTCCGATCTCCAGCCCGTAGGAGGTGGTGTCCTGCGCTATGAGGTTGACCTCTACCGCGCCCTGCCCGGCGAGCCAGCGCGCCTCCTCCAGGAGCTTCGCCGGGGGGAAGGAGTGAAAATCCCCCCTGATAATCGGAATCGTGCAGAAGGTGCAGCGGTTCGAGCATCCTTCGGCGATCTTCAGGTAGACGCTGTGGGGGGGAGCGGTGAGGAGCCTCGCGGGATGGACCGTGGAAGTTACCGCGCCCTTGCTTCCGCAGAGCGTTTCGGGGATTTTGTCTATCTCCTCGGGGGTGAAAAAGAAATCGACCTCCGAAAGCTCCTCCTTCATCTCCGGGTAGCGCTTGTAGAGGCAGCCGGAGACGGCGAGGATCTTGCAGTTGCCCTCAATCTTCAATTTCGCGGCGAGGAGTATCTCCTCCACCGACTCTTCGACCGCATCGCGGATGAAGCCGCAGGTGTTCACGATGACCACCTCGGCCTCGGCCGGGTCTTCCGCTATCTCAAAGCCGCGAGCGACGAGGCCGCCGAGGATACGCTCGGCGTCTACCCTGTTCTTTGCGCAGCCGAGGCTGATGAGACCGACCTTCTTCAATTCTTTTCTCCGTTTTCGTCCACTACCTCTACCCCTTCGGGCGGGGTGAATGTGAATATCGCGTCCTTGACGCCGGTGTTTTTCTTCGCTTCGGAAAATTCGACCTTGGTGATGTTCCCGAGGGCGTTTTCGGTGGTGACCGAGGTTATAAAGCCTTCAGTTCCGTGGCGCACGACAAGGCGCTTTAGATCCGGGTCGGTCTTTTTGGGCTTGAGCTCAAGGCACCCCTCGCCGCAGGAGGACTGCTCGAAGTATTTTCCGGCGTCGCGAAGACCGCCTAGGAGGTCGAGGGCGACCTTTGCCGAAGGGGGAAGATTCGCGGTGTCGCGTCTGACGGCGGTGCGGTCGCGCACCTGATAGAACCAGAGGACCTTCCCGTCGCTCACTATGAGCTGGGGGTCCGCGCCCTCGTACTCCCACCGCATCTTCCCCCCGCGCTTGAAAAAGACGTTGCCGGAGGTGGTCTTTTCGATCTCGGTGGTCTCTATGGCGGTTATCTGCGAAAAGCGGGCGCTAAGGTCCGAGACGCCCTCGTAAGCTTTCAGGATCAGCGCCGCCGAGTCCTCGCCCGAAGCGGAGACGCGGGAAGGGGCCAGGACAAGCAGCAAAAGCCCGCACAGGGGCAGGAACTTCTTGATCATTTTATCCTCAGACCCTCTGGGCCAGAACTTCGCGTGGTTTCGCGCCTCGGTTGGGGCCGACTACCCCTTCGCGCTCCATCATGTCTATGAGGTTGGCGGCGCGGTTGTAGCCGATCTTGAACTTTCGCTGCACCATCGAGGTGGAGGCCTGCCCCGCCTCGGTGACGAAGCGCACCGCCTCATCATAAAGGGAATCGAACTCTCCCTCGCCGTCATCGTAATACCCGGATTCGTCCGCCGCAAGAATCTGGTCGTTGTAATCGGGAGTCCCCTGCTGGCGGAGGAAGGCGGTAAGCCGCGTTATCTCCTGCTCGCTGACGTAGGAGCCGTGGACGCGGTTTATCTTGGCGGTGCCGGGGGGCAAAAAGAGCATGTCGCCGCCGCCGAGGAGCGATTCGGCCCCCATCGAGTCGAGAATCGTCCTTGAATCTACCCTCGAAGCCACCTGAAAGGCGATGCGGGCGGGGAAGTTGGCCTTTATCATGCCGGTGAGGACGTCCACGGAGGGGCGCTGGGTGGCGACAATAAGGTGTATGCCCGCCGCTCGCGCCATCTGCGCAAGCCTCGCTATCGATTCCTCGACGTCCTTGGCTGCGACCATGAGGAGGTCGGCAAGCTCGTCTATTATGACTACTATGTAGGGAAGGTGTTCGGCGCACTTCTCGTCGGGGGAGGCGTCGCCGGTCTTGAGCAGCTTTTCCACCTTCTTGTTGTGCGAGGTGATGTTCCGCACCCCACCCTCGGCCATCAGCCGGTACCTTCTCTCCATCTCCACCACCGCCCACTTGAGCGCCACGGCGGCCTTCTTCGCCTCGGTGACGACGGGGAGGAGGAGGTGGGGGATGTCGTCGTAGACGGAGAGCTCCAGCATCTTCGGATCGACGATTATGAAGCGCACGTCCTTGGGTGTGGCGCGCGCAAGGAGGCTGGCCAGCATCGAGTGGACGCCGACGGATTTGCCGGAGCCGGTCGCGCCCGCGACGAGGAGGTGCGGCATCCGGGCGAGGTCGGCCACCACGGGGTTTCCCGCGATATCTTTGCCCATCGCTATGGTAAGGAGAGATTCGGACCCCCTGAAAAGCTGGGAGTTGAGTATCTCGCTGATAAGAACAATGTCGCGCTCGGCGTTGGGTATCTCCACGCCGACGGTGTCCTTGCCGGGAATGGGGGCGACTATGCGTATGGACTGGGCGCGAAGGGCCATCGCGAGATCGTCGGAGAGGTTAACTATCTTGTTTATCTTCACTCCCGCGGCGGGCTTTATCTCGTACATGGTGACGACGGGGCCGGGGTGGACAGTCTCGACCATGCACTCGACCCCGAAATCCTGCAGCTTTTTCACCAGCAGCTTGGAGGCCATGAGCAGGGTCTCCTGATCGGGCCCCTTGCCCACTCCCTGCCGCGCCTCGAAGATGTCGAGGGGGGGCAGCTTGTAGCCGTCCACCTCCCGCACGAAGTCGAAGGTCTCCTGAACCTTCTGGTGGTGGACGGGCTCTTTTTCGGAGACGATCTTCGGGGGCTTCTTGACAGCCGCCGCCCGTATCTCGGCCCTGTCCTCCTTTAACTCCCTTTCCCTCGCCTTCTCCTCTTTTCTCGTCGCCCTCCACTCCCTTAAACGGGCCAGAAGCTCGACCGTCTTGTCCCTTAGCCTTCCGCCGAAGGCGAAAAGGGAGAAATTGACGGTGAAGATGAGGGAGCAGACGAGGCCTGTGACAACGACAAGGTACGCGCCGGGGCGGTTCAGGATAAAGATCAGCCCCCGCATCAGAAGCTCGCCTAACGCGCCCCCCGCCGGGAAAGCGTCGCGGTCGAAGTGTATCTCGCCGAAAAAGAGGCTTGAGAAGGTGGCGAAAAGAAGGGTTATAAGGACGTACCCCCCGGCGACCCAGCCTGGGTAGCGTATCGGGCGGAGGATTATGTAGCGCACCGCGAAGACCAGGAGCGCTATGGGTATCAGAAAGGAGGCCTGCCCCAGAATCTGGATAAGGAGGTCCGCGACGTAGGAGCCGAAGAGCCCCATGGCATTCTGCGGTACCGGCCCCGCGGTCCCGGCGTTGTTGAAGGAGGGGTCGGCGGAGTTGTAGGTGATGATGGCGGAGGCGAGAAAGACTGCGGCAAGCAGGAGGGTTATCCCCGCGAGCTCGGCCCTGACCCTCTCGCCAAGCCTGCTGACGCTCTTTTCTTCTCCCTTTGTTTCCGACATCCATTATCCTTCCGTTGGCGAAAGATCTTCCCGTGATACGTCGTCGCGTGCTCGCTTGGGGCTCGCCGTAGCGCTGCTACTGCCTCGCCCCGCGCTGCGCGGCTCCTCGTCTGACGGGAAGCTGTTTCGCCAAATTAAAAGCTTAAGGAACTGCCTTGCCTTACCGTCAAGGAATTCCTTCGACGGGAACTCTCACGGTTTTCCCGAACTTCGACAGTTTATTCAGTTGGTGGGCATCCCGTCAATGGCAGCAGTAAAATGGATTTTCCCCGGCGGGTGAAGTTTTACGGCAATTTCCCCTTGCGCGGCTTTTTTTCTTCGGATATAAAGGCATGCTTCAAAGCTCCTCGAAGCTTGTGACGCGGGAGGGGCGTGCTAAATTACCGTTTAATGAGGTTTTAAGGTCATGAAAAGCTATATGGCTACACCGCAGACCGTCAATCCCGAGTGGTTCGTGGTCGACGTTGAAGGTCTGCCCGTGGGCCGCATTGCCAGCAAGATCGCTTCGGTACTGCGCGGCAAGCACAAGCCCACATATACGCCTCACACCGACGCGGGCGACTTCGTCGTCGTCGTCAACGCCGAGAAGATCCGTCTTACCGGCTCCAAGCTCGATCAGAAGATGTACTACTGGCACACCGGATATCCGGGCGGCATTCGCGGACGTTCCGCCCGCGAGATGCTGGCCCTCAAGCCCGAAGAAGTCATCAGCATAGCGGTGAAGGGAATGCTTCCCAAGAATCCCCTCGGCCGCAAGATGTTCGGCAAGCTGAAGGTCTACTCCGGCGCCGAGCACCCCCATGCGGCCCAACAGCCCAGACCCCTTGACGTGTAGGGCGGAGGAATTCATATGAGCGACATCAGAACCACCGGCAAGAGAAAAACCTCTATCGCCCGCGTCACCCTCTCCGAGGGCGAAGGCAAGATAGTCATAAACAACGGCCGCACCCTGGAGCAGCACTTCCCCCGCGAAGCGCACCAGCGCGCGGTGCTCACTCCTCTCGCCATAACCGAGAGGCTTGCGAAGTACGACGTCAAGGTCAACGTTGTCGGCGGCGGCAACACCGGGCAGGCCGAAGCGGTCCGCCACGGCATCGCCCGCGCCCTCCTCGAAGCCGAGGTCGAGCTTCGCGACACGCTGAAGAAGGCCGGGCTCCTCACCCGCGACGCCCGTATCGTCGAGACGAAAAAGTACGGCCACCACAAGGCCCGCAGGAGCTGCCAGTTCTCCAAGCGTTAAGATCCCGCAGATACGCTTATTCTTTAAAAAAGGGCTCCGTTCGCGGGGCTCTTTTTGTTTACGGAGGCTACAATGACCAGAGTCGGCATCATAGGCGCAAGCGGTTACACCGGGGCGGAGCTTCTCCGCGTCCTTTGCGCCCATCCGGGTGTTCGCATCACCCTCATCACCTCGCGCCAGTACGAGGGCAAGCCTCTCTACGACTGCTACCCCGGTCTCTCCCCCCTGCCTTTCGTCTTCGAGAACCACGAGGACGAAAAGGTGCTCGAAAAGGCCGATTTCTACTTCACCGCCCTGCCCCACGAGGCCAGCGCGGAGGTGGTGGCGAAGCTCCTCGCCCTCGGGAAAAGGGTCGTCGACCTCTCGGCGGACTTTCGCTTCTCCGACCCCGAGGAGTACGAGGCCCACTACGGCCCCCACCCCCACCCCGAGCTCTGCCGCGAAGCCGTCTACGGCCTTTCGGAGATCTACGGGGAAAAGGTGAAGTCCGCCCGGCTGGTGGCGAACCCCGGCTGCTACCCGACCTCCTCCCTTTTGCCGCTCCTTCCCCTGATACAGGAGGGGATGATCGACCCCGATTCCATAATAATCGACGCCAAATCCGGCGTCTCCGGCGCGGGGCGCGGCGCGAACCAGACGACCCACTTCTGCGAGGCCAACGAGAGCCTGAAGGCCTACAAGGTCGCCTCCCACCGCCACACCCCCGAGATCGAGTCCCACCTCTCGGCGGCGGCGAAAAAGCCGGTGAAGGTTGTCTTCACACCCCACCTCATACCGATGACGCGGGGAATGCTGGCGACGATCTACGCGACCCCCCTCAGGGGCGTGAAGCGGGCGGACGTGGAAAACATCTGGAAGAAGTTCTACGAGAAGACCCCCTTCGTCGAGGTCGCCCCGAAGGACATAC from the bacterium genome contains:
- a CDS encoding acyl-CoA dehydrogenase translates to MAENFFLDNKDLRFHLRNVDLEEVVRFRERDFRDALDFPDAPESFADALDSYEQVLKMLGELCGEFIAPRARSVDLEGAKLENGKVSYAKATVENLDVLKKAELLGVTLPRKYGGLNMPSTLYSMMMEMVSRADASLQNLVGLQDIGETIYRFGTEEQRMNYLPRFASGEVDGAMVLTEPEAGSDLQSVQLKATQDPKTGQWYLNGMKRFITNGCASVHLVLARSEEGTKDGRGLSMFVCEKTPGLKVRRIEEKLGIHGSPTCELQYVNVPAELVGSRRRGLTRYVMSLMNGARIAISAQAIGIAEAAYREALEYAGAREQFGKTIDNFPAVYEMLVRSKVNIVAARTLLYETTKYVDLRDNYEHWVDHGEPETVTAEVKERSKFYSKVAAVLTPLSKACSTELANKVAYDGLQVHGGTGYMKDFNAERYARDARITNIYEGTTQLQHIAAIGGVTQRVLDPLMDEISHLPFQGKLRRLASAVDMGRERLKHAAAYVLSRDDSEYQLLMATRLCNIETAIFSGYLLLRDAFADESRTPLAERYIREALPVVEQDCAVVMSGDYSIIDNKKDILDM
- a CDS encoding MBL fold metallo-hydrolase, producing the protein MLITLIGTGGCSPSLTRGGACVLVEGGGARVAIDLGMGALVGLLRAGVSHRDLDAIFLTHRHPDHLSELLPFFFACNYAPPPRQKRFLLAGGPDTLALISGVSTIFGRWVEARGYSREVLELSEGAELLVGGLSVATGHADHIESSISYRVSLGGRAAVITGDTGPSGELAVFASGADILIAEASRASDNPADGHLTPVQAGELAKAARVKKLVLTHIQPETETGDPVREAKSAFGGEVVLGFDGLRLEL
- a CDS encoding phosphoribosylformylglycinamidine cyclo-ligase translates to MAKTTTYKDAGVDIDAGNRLVSKISEIVKPTIRPEVIGGIGGFGSLFSLAKLPYKNQVLVASTDGVGTKLKIAFMADRHDTVGIDLVAMCVNDVVVQGAEPLFFLDYFATGQLKEGTAEQVISGIAKGCVQANCSLVGGETAEMPGMYPEGEYDLAGFSVGIADREKLIDGTSINFGDAVIGIASSGVHSNGYSLVRKVLFTDGKYSIDHVFPELGIPLGEELLKPTRIYVKTIMNLNRDFTIKGVAHITGGGLPENLPRVLPKGCGARIDSSKWVEQPIFGLIAKMGNVPRPDMLRTFNCGVGMVIVVPDRESADVLERLRALGEKASVIGHIIEQKKGAPEVEVID
- the rimO gene encoding 30S ribosomal protein S12 methylthiotransferase RimO codes for the protein MFRSEEKHRRQGRDIHIHPARRGRGSGRKRRKELKKVGLISLGCAKNRVDAERILGGLVARGFEIAEDPAEAEVVIVNTCGFIRDAVEESVEEILLAAKLKIEGNCKILAVSGCLYKRYPEMKEELSEVDFFFTPEEIDKIPETLCGSKGAVTSTVHPARLLTAPPHSVYLKIAEGCSNRCTFCTIPIIRGDFHSFPPAKLLEEARWLAGQGAVEVNLIAQDTTSYGLEIGRQGELVKLLKELSAIDGIEWIRLLYAYPRALPDELLELLAEPNKILPYIDAPIQHAHPRILKAMGRKVTAGETAEFFKRLKKQVPGIVLRTTAIVGFPGETEMEFEELLRFVEEVRFHHLGAFVYSPEEGTAAEKMKDQIDPETAWERHDTLMKLQAELSYERNLDFVGRELPVLVEGIDEEGEVVGRTYGQAPEVDGITRLRDYGDRIIEVGSFVKAKIVEAEPYDLVAEVLWPDENG
- a CDS encoding phosphoribosylglycinamide formyltransferase yields the protein MGLKIGVLASGGGSNLQSILDACGEGRLDGKVLVVISDNPHAFALERACKYGAATVVIELDRGESREAHDEKIVAAMRGYGVDTIAMAGYMLMVTPVLLRAFPGRVLNIHPALLPSFPGLHVQKAAIDHGAKFSGCTVHFVDENMDTGPIIIQAVVPVRDDDTEKTLGARILREEHRIYPQALQYLAEGRLKIVGRRVLLMPQSPGSGALHNPAVSS
- the lolA gene encoding outer membrane lipoprotein chaperone LolA; translation: MIKKFLPLCGLLLLVLAPSRVSASGEDSAALILKAYEGVSDLSARFSQITAIETTEIEKTTSGNVFFKRGGKMRWEYEGADPQLIVSDGKVLWFYQVRDRTAVRRDTANLPPSAKVALDLLGGLRDAGKYFEQSSCGEGCLELKPKKTDPDLKRLVVRHGTEGFITSVTTENALGNITKVEFSEAKKNTGVKDAIFTFTPPEGVEVVDENGEKN
- a CDS encoding restriction endonuclease is translated as MDLIDKIRELSARIPKQLDSIQTEEATKHALVMPFLHALGYNVFDPSEVTPELNADFGTKKGEKIDYAILKDGKPIILIECKHYSTDLGKVHASQLYRYYSVTEARFGVLTNGLLYWFYADLDEPNKMDKKPFFEFNVLDAKENAVEELKKFSKSSFDLSTILSTAAELKYTREITRLLSEQMQEPSEEFVRFFASKVYSGRMTQPIREQFTQLTKRAFRLLLNDQINDRLKSVLSPEAQTTPNATPQIAASTTNNKEIPAATETESAIITTEEEIEAYNIIRAILREHISPKRVAMRDVQSYCGILLDDNNRKPICRLYFNGSRKSVGFFDTEKEEGSVINELEDLFAFAGRFKSAVDKYDSKSKKISPTV